The Micromonospora sp. Llam0 genome contains a region encoding:
- a CDS encoding FAD-dependent oxidoreductase, giving the protein MGLSRTVGRLFGVRSELVRADPAGTDRVAAGTDALVVGGGIAGMCAAIVLAERGVRVTVLEGAAQLGGRLAAWPETLADGTVQPVDHGFHAFFRQYYNWRAILRRADPTLGMLRPVDGYPVWSAQWPPEEFGRLPTTPPLNLLALLLRSPSLRLRELREMDRRAAMPLLAYDPDRTYAELDRRSAAELLDSLRLPDRARAMLFEVFSHSFFNHERELSAAELVANFHFYFLGNPEGLGFDAPEQDYDAAIWQPLHEHLRRHGGRVVTGDAVQTIIPRRANGWQVRCASGAAHTARYVVLAVDPPALRTLLADSPRLAEAAPTLAERVGTLVDAPPYAVARLWLGGDVAPDRPVFSGVSRQPTLDSVTLYHRLERQARQWAQRSRGAVLELHAYACPEQVPAEVLADRMRAELASLWPEVADLPVLESRARVAAQAPAFPPGAAAVRPGVVTDADGLFLAGDGIDTDLPSALMERAAVTGILAANHILRREGAATEPLRTIRRYGLLARAPHSSAPPDAGPTQ; this is encoded by the coding sequence TTGGGACTGTCCCGAACGGTCGGCCGGCTCTTCGGCGTACGGTCCGAGCTGGTCCGGGCGGATCCGGCCGGTACCGACCGGGTGGCCGCAGGCACCGATGCGCTGGTAGTCGGCGGTGGCATCGCCGGCATGTGCGCGGCGATCGTCCTGGCCGAACGCGGCGTACGGGTCACTGTGCTGGAAGGCGCCGCCCAGCTCGGCGGGCGGCTGGCCGCCTGGCCGGAAACGCTGGCCGACGGCACGGTCCAGCCGGTCGACCACGGTTTCCACGCGTTCTTCCGCCAGTACTACAACTGGCGGGCGATCCTGCGCCGGGCCGACCCGACACTTGGCATGCTGCGGCCGGTCGACGGCTATCCGGTGTGGTCGGCGCAGTGGCCGCCGGAGGAGTTCGGTCGGCTGCCGACCACGCCACCGCTGAACCTGCTGGCGCTGTTGCTGCGCAGCCCGAGCCTGCGGCTGCGCGAACTGCGCGAGATGGACCGTCGGGCGGCGATGCCGTTGCTTGCCTACGATCCGGATCGGACGTACGCCGAGCTCGACCGGCGGTCCGCCGCCGAGCTGCTGGACTCGCTGCGGCTGCCGGACCGGGCCCGCGCCATGCTGTTCGAGGTCTTCTCCCACTCGTTCTTCAACCATGAGCGGGAGTTGTCCGCCGCCGAGCTGGTGGCCAACTTCCACTTCTATTTTCTGGGTAATCCGGAAGGGCTCGGCTTCGACGCGCCGGAGCAGGATTACGACGCCGCGATCTGGCAGCCGCTGCACGAGCATCTGCGCCGGCACGGTGGCCGGGTGGTCACCGGCGACGCGGTGCAGACCATCATCCCCAGGCGGGCCAACGGTTGGCAGGTGCGGTGCGCCTCCGGAGCCGCGCACACTGCCCGGTACGTGGTGCTGGCCGTCGACCCGCCGGCGCTGCGCACACTGCTGGCCGACTCGCCCCGGCTGGCTGAGGCCGCGCCGACGTTGGCCGAGCGGGTCGGCACGCTGGTCGACGCTCCGCCGTACGCGGTGGCCCGGCTCTGGTTGGGTGGCGACGTCGCACCCGACCGGCCGGTGTTCAGCGGGGTATCCCGCCAGCCGACCCTGGACTCGGTCACCCTCTACCACCGGCTGGAGCGTCAGGCGCGGCAGTGGGCGCAGCGCAGCCGGGGCGCGGTGCTCGAACTCCACGCGTACGCCTGCCCGGAACAGGTGCCGGCCGAGGTGCTGGCCGACCGGATGCGCGCCGAGTTGGCATCGCTGTGGCCGGAGGTGGCCGACCTGCCGGTGCTGGAGTCACGGGCGCGGGTCGCGGCGCAGGCCCCGGCGTTCCCGCCCGGGGCGGCGGCGGTGCGGCCCGGCGTGGTCACCGACGCGGACGGGTTGTTCCTGGCTGGCGACGGGATCGACACCGATTTGCCGAGCGCTCTGATGGAACGGGCGGCGGTGACCGGAATCCTGGCCGCGAACCACATCCTGCGTCGGGAGGGCGCGGCCACCGAGCCGCTGCGGACGATCCGCCGGTACGGGCTGTTGGCGCGGGCGCCGCACTCGTCGGCCCCGCCCGACGCCGGCCCGACGCAGTAG
- a CDS encoding ABC transporter ATP-binding protein yields the protein MATVTYDQASRIYAGTERPAVNNLDLEIGDGEFLVLVGPSGCGKSTSLRMLAGLEDVDEGRILIDDRDVTHLPPKARDIAMVFQNYALYPHMTVYENMAFALKLRRTSKSEIDRRVKEAAALLQLEEYLNRKPKALSGGQRQRVAMGRAIVREPQVFLMDEPLSNLDAKLRVQTRTQIASLQAKLGVTTVYVTHDQVEAMTMGHRVAVLLDGVLQQVDTPRNLYDVPANVFVAGFMGSPAMNIKTVPLTDQGGVFAEMIVELTREQVEAAKADGGGDRVTVGFRPEDCDLVGASEGGMPMSVELVEDLGSDANVYGYATLDGSSERFVVRTDRRHMPRMNDTVFVRPRPGQHHAFHAANGQRL from the coding sequence ATGGCTACGGTCACCTACGACCAGGCGTCCCGCATCTACGCGGGCACCGAGCGACCCGCTGTCAACAACCTCGACCTCGAGATCGGCGACGGCGAGTTCCTCGTACTGGTCGGCCCCTCCGGTTGCGGCAAGTCCACCAGCCTGCGGATGCTCGCCGGCCTGGAGGACGTCGACGAGGGCCGCATCCTCATCGACGACCGCGACGTCACCCACCTGCCGCCCAAGGCCCGCGACATCGCGATGGTCTTCCAGAACTACGCGCTCTACCCGCACATGACGGTGTACGAGAACATGGCCTTCGCGCTGAAGCTGCGCCGGACCTCGAAGTCGGAGATCGACCGCCGGGTCAAGGAAGCCGCCGCTCTGCTGCAGCTGGAGGAGTACCTCAACCGCAAGCCGAAGGCGCTCTCCGGTGGTCAGCGCCAGCGGGTCGCGATGGGCCGGGCGATCGTCCGGGAGCCACAGGTCTTCCTGATGGACGAGCCGCTGTCGAACCTCGACGCGAAGCTGCGGGTGCAGACCCGTACCCAGATCGCCTCGCTGCAGGCCAAGCTGGGGGTCACCACCGTCTACGTCACCCACGACCAGGTCGAGGCGATGACGATGGGCCACCGGGTGGCGGTGCTGCTCGACGGCGTACTGCAGCAGGTCGACACCCCGCGGAACCTGTACGACGTACCGGCGAACGTCTTTGTCGCCGGCTTCATGGGCTCCCCCGCCATGAACATCAAGACCGTCCCGCTGACCGATCAGGGCGGGGTCTTCGCCGAGATGATCGTCGAGCTGACCCGCGAGCAGGTCGAGGCGGCCAAGGCCGACGGCGGCGGCGATCGGGTCACCGTCGGGTTCCGTCCCGAGGACTGCGACCTGGTCGGTGCCTCCGAGGGCGGCATGCCGATGTCGGTCGAGCTGGTCGAGGACCTCGGCTCGGACGCCAACGTCTACGGCTACGCGACACTCGACGGCAGTTCGGAGCGGTTCGTGGTGCGGACCGACCGCCGGCACATGCCGCGGATGAACGACACCGTGTTCGTCCGACCCCGGCCGGGCCAGCACCACGCCTTCCACGCCGCCAACGGCCAGCGGCTCTGA
- a CDS encoding NUDIX hydrolase, with protein sequence MTDATGGPRHSVSVAAVIVDSAGRVLVTQRRDNARWEPPGGVLELEESVLDGVRREVWEETGLVIEPTRLTGVYKNMPRGIVALMFRAEITGGTLSTSDETSQINWWTPETVAERMDPAYAVRVLDALRQDGPAVRAHDGVALLTGVAALPR encoded by the coding sequence ATGACCGATGCCACCGGCGGCCCGAGGCACTCCGTCAGCGTCGCTGCCGTGATCGTCGATTCAGCCGGGCGAGTGCTGGTGACGCAACGTCGCGACAACGCCCGCTGGGAACCACCCGGCGGGGTGCTCGAGCTTGAAGAATCCGTGCTGGACGGCGTACGCCGCGAGGTCTGGGAAGAGACAGGCCTTGTCATCGAGCCGACTCGACTCACCGGCGTCTACAAGAACATGCCCCGTGGCATCGTCGCGCTGATGTTCCGCGCCGAGATCACCGGGGGAACTCTCTCGACGTCCGACGAGACGAGCCAAATCAACTGGTGGACACCCGAAACGGTGGCGGAGCGGATGGACCCCGCCTACGCCGTCCGGGTGCTCGACGCGCTGCGCCAGGACGGCCCGGCCGTCCGCGCCCACGATGGTGTTGCGCTGCTTACCGGTGTTGCCGCCCTGCCCCGCTGA
- a CDS encoding NAD-binding protein: MAVDPWRDRARRAVGGRLRSNGDNRPHYVVCGHDPLAYRLVGELVAAAATVTVIVPTRPRPDGPDMRSIKGIRLLRADRLTEQTFRSAGLAGARGLALLNQDDVGNINAALCAQEVEPDLRVVMRMFNTRLGSRVKRLFADCEVLSDASMAAPAFVAAALGVVSPTHFRHGGRTLHVAQRDEVRPDHVICGLADLSDAGRPRVLPADQDNADLVLAEAAGSQLAPVRAARRIVRARQRARLWRDPVRALRSFATRKIGMATLGVLAVVVVFGMLLSRAEGVSVAEAVYLTVVMTLSGADPDLGKSAAVQVMQVVLSLAGLALIPLLTAAVVDGLVNARLAIADRQTRPERTGHVVVVGLGNVGTRVMWQLHDLGVEVVGVDKDPDARGVSVARELDVPLIVGDGSQEETLRAASVATCRALVIVSTDDVTNLQAALYAREIHSDVHVVLRLFDGDFASRIQRTFNIGISRSVSYLAAPAFAAALMDREVIATIPVGRHVLLVAEVIVAAGSALDGGSLAAADENPGVRVIAFAQFGEPRPIWLPASGFRLGARDRITVVARRSGLSWLLKQATEAVDEAVDEAEPAP, translated from the coding sequence ATGGCTGTCGACCCGTGGCGTGACCGCGCCCGCCGCGCCGTCGGCGGTCGGCTGCGCAGCAACGGCGACAACCGGCCGCACTACGTCGTCTGCGGGCACGATCCGCTGGCCTACCGGCTGGTCGGCGAGCTGGTGGCGGCGGCCGCCACGGTGACGGTCATCGTGCCGACCCGGCCCCGGCCGGACGGGCCGGACATGCGGTCGATCAAAGGGATCCGGCTGCTGCGGGCCGACCGGCTCACCGAGCAGACGTTCCGCAGCGCCGGGCTGGCCGGCGCGCGCGGCCTGGCGCTGCTCAACCAGGACGACGTCGGCAACATCAACGCCGCGCTGTGCGCCCAGGAGGTCGAGCCCGACCTGCGGGTGGTGATGCGGATGTTCAACACCCGGCTGGGCAGTCGGGTGAAGCGGCTGTTCGCCGACTGCGAGGTGCTGTCCGACGCGTCGATGGCGGCACCCGCCTTTGTCGCGGCCGCCCTCGGGGTGGTGTCGCCGACCCATTTCCGCCACGGCGGCCGGACGCTGCACGTGGCGCAGCGCGACGAGGTCCGCCCCGACCACGTCATCTGCGGGCTGGCCGACCTGAGCGACGCCGGCCGCCCCCGGGTGCTGCCGGCCGACCAGGACAACGCCGATCTGGTGCTGGCCGAGGCGGCCGGCAGCCAGCTGGCGCCGGTCCGGGCGGCCCGTCGGATCGTCCGCGCCCGCCAGCGCGCCCGGCTGTGGCGGGACCCGGTACGGGCGTTGCGGTCCTTCGCCACCCGCAAGATCGGGATGGCCACGCTCGGCGTACTGGCGGTGGTGGTGGTCTTCGGCATGCTGCTGTCGCGTGCCGAGGGGGTGAGCGTCGCGGAGGCGGTCTACCTGACCGTGGTGATGACACTCAGCGGCGCCGATCCGGACCTGGGCAAGTCGGCCGCCGTACAGGTGATGCAGGTGGTGCTCAGCCTGGCCGGGCTGGCGTTGATCCCGCTGCTCACCGCCGCCGTGGTGGACGGCCTGGTGAACGCCCGACTGGCGATCGCCGACCGGCAGACCCGGCCGGAGCGGACCGGGCACGTGGTGGTCGTCGGGCTCGGCAACGTCGGCACCCGGGTGATGTGGCAGCTGCACGACCTCGGCGTCGAGGTGGTCGGCGTCGACAAGGACCCGGACGCGCGGGGCGTCTCGGTCGCGCGGGAGCTGGACGTTCCGTTGATCGTCGGCGACGGCTCCCAGGAGGAGACGCTGCGCGCCGCCTCGGTGGCCACCTGCCGGGCGCTGGTGATCGTCTCCACCGACGACGTGACGAACCTGCAGGCGGCGCTGTACGCCCGGGAGATCCACAGCGACGTGCACGTCGTGCTGCGGCTGTTCGACGGGGATTTCGCCAGCCGGATCCAGCGCACCTTCAACATCGGTATCTCCCGCAGCGTGTCGTACCTGGCGGCACCGGCCTTCGCCGCCGCGCTGATGGACCGCGAGGTGATCGCGACCATCCCGGTCGGCCGGCACGTGCTGCTGGTCGCCGAGGTGATCGTTGCCGCCGGGTCGGCGCTGGACGGCGGGTCGCTCGCCGCCGCCGACGAAAATCCGGGCGTACGGGTGATCGCGTTCGCGCAGTTCGGCGAGCCCCGACCGATCTGGCTGCCGGCGTCGGGTTTCCGACTGGGGGCCCGGGACCGGATCACCGTGGTGGCCCGCCGGTCCGGGCTGAGCTGGCTGCTCAAGCAGGCCACCGAGGCGGTCGACGAGGCGGTCGACGAGGCCGAGCCGGCACCCTGA
- a CDS encoding HD domain-containing protein, whose translation MSGLVARAAELAEEQLAAALPQRWRHVQAVARKAGKISHVLDPTDAEVLVAAAWLHDVGYAPGVADTGLHALDGGRWLSRVGVSDRVAALVAHHSCALFEAEERGLRDELAVEFPQEQSLTADALWYADMTTGPDGHDVAVLDRLAEIEQRYGPDHLVTRFWVRARPTLLEAVGRTTDRLAVS comes from the coding sequence ATGTCGGGGCTGGTGGCGCGAGCGGCTGAGCTTGCCGAGGAACAGTTAGCGGCGGCCCTGCCTCAGCGTTGGCGTCATGTGCAGGCTGTAGCCAGGAAGGCCGGCAAGATCAGTCACGTCCTGGACCCGACGGACGCTGAGGTTCTCGTCGCTGCCGCGTGGCTGCACGATGTCGGGTACGCCCCCGGCGTGGCCGATACCGGCCTGCACGCTCTTGACGGCGGGCGGTGGCTAAGTCGTGTCGGGGTATCCGACCGCGTGGCCGCTCTGGTGGCTCACCACTCGTGCGCACTGTTCGAGGCGGAGGAACGCGGCCTCCGGGACGAGTTGGCCGTTGAGTTCCCGCAGGAACAATCGCTGACCGCTGATGCCCTCTGGTACGCCGACATGACCACCGGCCCGGACGGCCACGACGTCGCCGTTCTTGACCGCCTGGCGGAGATCGAGCAACGCTACGGCCCTGACCACCTGGTCACCAGGTTCTGGGTACGGGCCAGACCGACGCTGCTGGAAGCCGTCGGGCGGACGACGGATCGGCTCGCGGTGTCCTAA
- a CDS encoding NYN domain-containing protein has product MRVGVYVDGYNLYYGGRGLCGQGTPGWRWLDVRALAERLLANVPSWAGAQVHRIVYCTAVIDAASNPSGFRDQDIYLKALTASSSVDLIEYGSYVSRVKYAPLAVQAQSRRAGPQLVTSQWPIMVQDAQGNPVQDATFMVSYAHREEKGSDVNVASHLLVDVLTSQVDAALVLSNDSDLKFRVSYARTKVPVGTINPSRNYLAGALKGQRGGGVGGHWWRQLTAADFQTCQLSDPVVSPAGTYVRPSGW; this is encoded by the coding sequence GTGCGCGTTGGTGTGTATGTCGATGGGTACAACCTCTACTACGGTGGAAGAGGGCTGTGCGGACAGGGAACTCCCGGCTGGCGCTGGCTCGACGTCCGGGCTCTTGCAGAACGCTTGCTAGCGAACGTACCGAGCTGGGCAGGTGCCCAGGTTCACCGAATCGTTTACTGCACTGCTGTAATCGATGCTGCGAGCAATCCCTCAGGCTTCCGCGATCAAGACATCTACCTCAAGGCCCTCACGGCATCATCGAGCGTCGACCTCATCGAGTACGGCAGCTACGTCTCTCGCGTGAAGTACGCCCCGCTGGCAGTGCAGGCTCAGAGTCGTAGGGCTGGACCCCAGCTCGTAACCTCCCAGTGGCCGATAATGGTTCAGGACGCGCAGGGCAATCCGGTACAGGATGCGACATTCATGGTGTCGTACGCCCATCGAGAGGAAAAGGGCTCCGATGTCAACGTGGCTTCTCACCTCCTGGTCGACGTCCTCACATCCCAGGTAGACGCAGCCCTCGTACTCTCCAACGACAGTGATCTTAAGTTTCGCGTGTCCTACGCGAGGACAAAGGTCCCTGTCGGCACGATCAACCCATCGCGGAACTACCTGGCAGGGGCGTTGAAGGGACAGCGAGGCGGGGGTGTAGGCGGGCACTGGTGGAGGCAGCTCACAGCTGCGGACTTCCAAACCTGCCAGCTCAGCGACCCGGTCGTCAGCCCCGCCGGGACCTACGTACGCCCGTCCGGCTGGTAA
- a CDS encoding phosphatase PAP2 family protein, which translates to MPEPTATRPPAPLSDASRRPGPRPAGWWFDAVLLAVLAGLTGALTGGVFLDLDLVVRDWVDAHRPPVAYWAARVLNYLGQGGQVLIPVSTVLALWLARRVRSVRPLLPVLGAVVATYLSVGAMKVLLPRGYPHDFDDPFPERLFTEATPAMAYPSGHVTNAIVWYAVIALLITGLLRAYGRQVPARRPFPGYLALRFLPAAVLFCSTVYLGYHWLTDSVAGLLLGWLLLRLLQRVPWDAVRLPWVRGGLDRQAGLF; encoded by the coding sequence GTGCCCGAACCGACCGCCACCCGCCCGCCCGCGCCGCTGTCCGACGCGTCGCGGCGACCGGGGCCGCGGCCGGCCGGCTGGTGGTTCGACGCGGTGCTGCTGGCCGTGCTGGCCGGGCTGACCGGGGCGCTCACCGGCGGGGTGTTCCTCGACCTCGACCTGGTAGTACGGGACTGGGTCGACGCGCACCGGCCGCCGGTGGCGTACTGGGCCGCCCGGGTGTTGAACTATCTCGGCCAGGGCGGCCAGGTGCTGATCCCGGTCTCCACCGTGCTGGCGCTCTGGCTGGCCCGGCGGGTCCGTTCGGTGCGCCCGCTGCTGCCGGTGCTCGGCGCGGTGGTGGCGACCTATCTCAGCGTCGGCGCGATGAAGGTGCTGCTGCCCCGGGGCTACCCGCACGATTTCGACGACCCGTTCCCGGAGCGGCTGTTCACCGAGGCGACCCCGGCGATGGCGTACCCGTCCGGGCACGTGACCAACGCGATCGTCTGGTACGCGGTGATCGCCCTGCTGATCACCGGTCTGCTGCGGGCGTACGGCCGGCAGGTCCCGGCCCGGCGGCCGTTCCCCGGCTACCTGGCGCTGCGCTTCCTGCCGGCGGCGGTCCTCTTCTGCAGCACGGTCTACCTCGGCTACCACTGGCTGACCGACTCGGTCGCCGGGCTGCTGCTCGGCTGGCTGCTACTTCGCCTGCTGCAGCGGGTGCCATGGGACGCCGTACGGCTGCCGTGGGTGCGCGGCGGCCTGGACCGCCAGGCCGGGCTCTTCTAA
- a CDS encoding DUF4032 domain-containing protein: protein MLDPVRITSALVDPALLDLPWSTPLEQWPADHLVALPQGISRHVVRFVKLAGTVYAVKETGERVAEREYDLLRALERIDFPAVEAVAIVADRTDADGEPLDPVLITRHLQFSLPYRALFSNQLRPETLARLLDALAALIVRMHLTGFFWGDCSLSNTLFRRDAGAFAAYLVDAETGALRPALSNGQRGEDLEIARVNIFGEALDLQAAGLLHESIDPETVADEVVTRYERLWHEITYEQHIERESRHDIERRIRRLNELGFDVAEVAMSVVDRGSYLVRPKVVDAGYHSRRLLRLTGLDAEENQARRLLNDLDAHRAESDLTDEQQAAHRWLTEVFEPVVRAVPAHLRRKVEPSELFAQVIEHRWRLSEEAGRDVGLAPAVQSFLADVLVHYPDEQAVLGTEAPVG from the coding sequence ATGCTTGATCCCGTGCGGATCACCTCGGCCCTTGTGGACCCGGCGCTGCTCGACCTGCCCTGGTCGACACCGCTGGAGCAGTGGCCTGCCGACCACCTGGTGGCGCTGCCGCAGGGCATCTCCCGGCACGTCGTCCGGTTCGTCAAACTCGCCGGCACCGTCTACGCCGTGAAGGAGACCGGCGAACGGGTCGCCGAACGCGAGTACGACCTGCTGCGCGCCCTGGAGCGGATCGACTTCCCGGCCGTCGAGGCGGTGGCGATCGTCGCCGACCGCACCGACGCCGACGGCGAACCGCTCGACCCGGTGCTGATCACCCGGCATCTGCAGTTCTCGCTGCCGTACCGGGCGCTCTTCTCCAACCAGTTGCGCCCGGAAACCCTGGCCCGGCTGCTCGACGCGCTCGCCGCGCTGATCGTCCGGATGCATCTGACCGGTTTCTTCTGGGGTGACTGCTCGCTGTCCAACACGCTGTTCCGCCGCGACGCCGGTGCGTTCGCCGCGTACCTGGTCGACGCCGAAACCGGGGCACTGCGGCCGGCCCTGTCCAACGGGCAACGCGGCGAGGACCTGGAGATCGCCCGGGTCAACATCTTCGGCGAGGCGCTCGACCTGCAGGCCGCCGGCCTGCTGCACGAGTCGATCGACCCGGAGACCGTCGCCGACGAGGTGGTCACCCGCTACGAACGGCTGTGGCACGAGATCACCTACGAGCAGCACATCGAACGGGAGTCGCGGCACGACATCGAACGGCGGATCCGCCGGCTCAACGAACTCGGCTTCGACGTCGCCGAGGTGGCGATGTCGGTCGTCGACCGCGGCTCCTACCTGGTCCGGCCGAAGGTGGTCGACGCCGGCTACCACAGCCGGCGGCTGCTGCGGCTGACCGGCCTGGACGCCGAGGAGAACCAGGCCCGGCGGCTGCTCAACGACCTCGACGCGCACCGGGCGGAGAGCGACCTGACCGACGAGCAGCAGGCCGCGCACCGCTGGCTGACCGAGGTCTTCGAGCCGGTGGTCCGCGCGGTACCGGCCCATCTGCGCCGCAAGGTCGAGCCGTCGGAGCTGTTCGCCCAGGTCATCGAACACCGGTGGCGGCTGTCCGAGGAGGCCGGCCGGGACGTCGGACTGGCCCCGGCGGTCCAGTCGTTCCTCGCCGACGTGCTGGTGCACTACCCGGACGAGCAGGCGGTGCTCGGCACCGAGGCGCCGGTCGGCTGA
- a CDS encoding GntR family transcriptional regulator, whose protein sequence is MSIRKIDPASDRAVYRQIADHLREAIERHDLAPGAQLPSESALVNDYGVSRVTARRALSVLVTDGLVVAEHGKGWFVRRRPPVKRLSSDRFARRKEGRAAFTVDMEANERRFSVDVLHVGTGQAPVEVLDRLGLPHGSEVVVRRRRYLAEGQPIEYATSYIPTDIGAGTPIAEPNPGPGGIYARMEDQGFVFERYDEETTARMPTEEEARILALPAGSPVLHLVRTAVASGRPVEVCDTVMDSAAFVLFYSLPA, encoded by the coding sequence ATGAGCATCCGCAAGATCGACCCTGCCAGTGATCGAGCGGTCTACCGGCAGATCGCGGACCACCTCCGCGAGGCGATCGAGCGGCATGATCTCGCACCGGGCGCACAGCTTCCCTCGGAGAGCGCCCTGGTCAACGACTACGGGGTCAGCAGGGTGACCGCGCGCAGGGCGTTGTCGGTCCTCGTTACGGACGGCCTTGTGGTTGCCGAGCACGGCAAGGGCTGGTTCGTCCGACGTCGGCCACCGGTCAAGCGGCTTTCGTCGGACCGGTTTGCCCGGCGGAAGGAAGGCAGAGCGGCTTTCACCGTCGACATGGAGGCGAACGAGCGCAGGTTCAGTGTCGATGTGCTGCACGTGGGGACTGGTCAAGCCCCGGTTGAGGTGCTGGATCGGCTCGGGCTCCCACACGGCAGTGAAGTAGTGGTCCGGCGCCGCCGGTACCTGGCCGAGGGTCAACCCATCGAGTACGCCACGTCCTACATCCCGACGGATATCGGTGCAGGTACACCGATCGCGGAGCCAAACCCTGGTCCTGGCGGTATCTACGCCCGCATGGAGGATCAGGGCTTCGTCTTCGAGCGGTACGACGAGGAGACAACCGCTCGGATGCCCACTGAGGAAGAGGCGAGGATTCTCGCGTTGCCTGCCGGGTCGCCGGTTCTGCACCTCGTACGGACGGCGGTGGCGTCCGGTAGGCCTGTCGAGGTCTGCGACACCGTGATGGACAGCGCCGCATTCGTGCTCTTCTACTCTCTTCCCGCTTAA